A segment of the Flavobacterium azooxidireducens genome:
TATTTAATGATGATGGGACAAAAAGAAGAATAAGCAATTTACATTTTACAATAATAGAATAACCTGTCTTTTTAGATGGGTTATTTTTTTTTTAAACCACATAGAAACATAGTAAAAATAGAACCCAACTCTTGGCTTCACATAGCTATGTTTTTCTAAAACTGAGTGAAACGCCTTTCAGTGTAAAAAACTATGTCTCTATGTGGTTTAAAATTTATAATAGCAAAAAACAAGTTAAACATATTTATTTTGTGAAATTTACAATCAAACACACTTAAATTTGGTTTTTATTACTTTAAAGCATTATTTTTAGAAAAAATATCAACTATAATATGAAAACATGCACTTTGCAAGAAATTAATGCCGTTTTGAACGGAACAATAGTAGGAAACACTTCACACTCAATTGAAGCTCCTGAGCAAATTGAAAGAGCAAAAGAAAACCACATTACGTTTATCGGTAATAAAAAATATGAAAAATTTTGGGCAGATTCAAATGCTTCAATCGCAGTAGTGAATGAAGATATTTCAATTGAACCCGGCGATAATAAAGCGTTCATCAAAGTAAAAAATGCCGAATTAGCGATGTCACAAGTATTGGAATTCTTTGCTCCGCCTCCACCCTATTTTGAATATGCTATTCACCCAACTGCTGCCATTCACAGTTCAGCAAAAATCGGCGAAGGAACGCGAATTGGTGCTCATACCTATATCGGTAAAGACGTTGTCATCGGAAAAAACACAATCATTTATGCCAATGTTTCCGTCTTAGACGAATCCACCGTCGGAAATGAAACGATTATTTGGAACGGTGCTGTCGTTCGCGAACGTTGTCACGTAGGTTCGCACTGCATTCTTCATCCAAATTCTACCATTGGTGCGGATGGATTTGGATTCCGACCTTGTCCCGAGAGAGGTTTGGTAAAAGTACCCCAAATCGGAAATGTAATCCTAGGAAATTGGGTCGAAATCGGTGCCAATTCCTGCGTTGATCGTGCCAAATTCAGTTCTACAATTCTTGGCGATGGTTGCAAAATTGATAATTTAGTTCAAATCGGTCATAATAGTATTCTCGGTCGTTTTTGCATTATGGCAGGAAACAGCGGTTTAGCAGGTTCTGTCACATTGGGAGATGGCGTAATCATTGGCGGAAGTGCTTCCATCAAAGACCACGTAACCATTGGTTCAGGTGCAATCGTTGGAGCAGGTTCTGGTGTTGCCGCCGATGTTCCGGCCGGAAAAACGATGCTCGGTTATCCTGCCGTAGAAGCTCGTGATGCCTTAAAACAATGGGCTGTTTTAAAAAGATTGGCTAAAAATTAAATCATTCAGCTTTTTAAATCTCAAACGTTTTCGTAATTTCGCACACAACAAAATTTATATTCTTTATGGACATTAACTTCAACAAAAACGAAGATCACAATAAACTCATATTAGCCGAATTAAAAAGACGTTTCGCCATTATCAAATTAGGTGGCGGCGAAAAAAGAATTGCCAAACTACACGCCGAAGGCAAAATGACTGCACGTGAACGCATCGATTATTTGTTGGATGAGAAAGCCAAAAGCATCGAAATCGGCGGATTTGTCGGTGACGGAATGTATGCCGAACACGGTGGTTGTCCGTCCGGAGGTGTGGTCGTAAAAATCGGTTACATCAAAGGAAAGCAATGTATCGTGGTGGCAAATGATGCAACTGTGAAAGCCGGAGCTTGGTTTCCCATCACCGGGAAAAAGAATTTACGTGCTCAGGAAATTGCCATCGAAAACCGTTTACCAATTATTTATTTGGTAGATAGTGCGGGAGTTTATCTTCCACTGCAAGACGAAATTTTCCCCGATAAAGAACATTTCGGACGCATTTTTAGAAACAACGCCATTATGAGTAGTATGGGAATTACCCAAATTGCTGCCGTGATGGGAAGTTGCGTTGCCGGTGGTGCATACTTACCGATTATGAGCGACGAAGCAATGATTGTCGATAAAACCGGAAGTATCTTTTTGGCAGGAAGTTATTTAGTAAAAGCCGCCATTGGCGAAAATATTGATAATGAAACCTTAGGCGGAGCCACAACGCACTGCGAAATTTCAGGCGTGACCGATTACAAAGCCAAAGATGATAAGGATGCGTTGGATAGAATCAAAAGCATTGTAAGCAAAATTGGCGATTATGACAAAGCCGGTTTCAATCGCGTAAAAGCAGAAAAACCTGCATTAAAAGAAAGTGATATTTATGGAATTGTTCCGAAATCCAGATCCGATCAATACGATATGATGGAAGTCATCAAGCGTTTAGTTGATAATTCAGAAATGGATATGTATAAAGACGGTTACGGTCAATCCATCATCACTTGTTATGCTCGAATAGATGGTTGGGCGGTTGGAATCGTAGCTAATCAGCGAACGGTTTCCAAAACAAAAAAAGGCGAAATTCAGTTTGGCGGTGTGATTTATTCCGATTCGGCAGACAAAGCGACTCGTTTTATTGCGAATTGTAATCAGAAAAAAATTCCGTTGGTTTTCCTTCAGGATGTAACCGGATTTATGGTGGGAAGCAAATCAGAACACGGCGGAATCATTAAAGATGGTGCCAAAATGGTCAATGCGGTTTCCAATTCAGTTGTGCCTAAATTCACAGTTGTCATAGGAAATTCCTACGGAGCAGGAAATTATGCGATGTGCGGAAAAGCATACGATCCACGTTTAATTTTTGCTTGGCCAAGTGCCGAATTAGCCGTAATGGGCGGAACACAAGCCGCAAAAGTATTAGCTCAAATTGAAGCCTCATCCCTAAAAGCCAAAGGTGAAGTGGTTGACGAAGCCAAAGAAAAAGAATTATTCGATAAAATTAAAGCCCGTTACGATGAGCAAGTTTCCCCCTACTACGCCGCTTCCCGTTTATGGACCGATGCCATCATCGACCCACTCGAAACCCGAACGTGGATTTCAATGGGAATTGAAGCCGCTAACCACGCTCCGATTGAAAAGAAATTTAATTTGGGAGTGATTCAGGTGTGATAATTTTAAAAATTACATTGATATTATTTTATGAATCATAATGATTTAGAGAATATAAAACTTCACATAGCAGGTGCTACAGTTCGAAACACACCTCCTTTTGATAACTTAAAACCTTTTAAAAATAGTTTTGAATTATCAAAAGATTTTCTTGATAAGTGGGTTATACCTTTTTACATGAAAATTGGTAGTACAGATTCAGATTGGTTAAATCAATTGACAATACTAAAAAGCGAAATTACCACTGATATCATCGAAAAAAATTTAGGTGACTTCAACTGGCGTACAAGGCAAACTGGTGCTTTCTTTTCTGCTGTTACAAATCAAACACAGTATATTGATATTATTGGAATACATCTTTTGAAAAGTGAAGTATGCTATGCCGGCAGTGTTTACTGTCAAGTACTAGCCTCATTTAATTTACCAAAATGTGTTGACTATTTAAATATTTATCTTGATTATTACTTAACAAAACCCGATTTATGGTTTGATCAAAGAGATGCTTTAGAAGCAATATGTTATTTGGATAAATTAAACTCAACACATTATTTCGATAAGCATTTAGAAAACTGGGGCGAATTTTTAAAAAATAAACCACATTGGGAAAAAGAAATTTCAACTGACAAACTAGAGAACCAAATTAATTTTATAGAAAGTATAAGAAAATTTGCAGGGTAATTTTAAGAATTTTAATTTACAAGATTAAAAATAGCTTGTCATTTTCCCTAACTTATAAACCAATGTTCAGATTAAATAGGAATTTAATTGGTATAAATTTTGATTCTGAAATTTAAAAATCAATTCAGATGAAACAATTTCTACTTTTACTCATTACCTCTTTTTCATTAAGCCTATCAGCTCAAAACGAAGAATATGCCGGAAATTATTTTCTTTTTAATGAAACAGAAAAAGGAGAAATCCTAGACTATAAACTCGAATTGAGTAATAACGGAACATTTCAATTTATCAGTTATAGAAAAGATATTAGTAAAAACGAATACCATCATTATAGCAAAGGGACATGGACTGTTAGCAATAAAGTGATTCACTTTACAACAGAAAACATCGATTTAGAAGATAAAAAGTCTTTAAACTTCAGTGGCACAACGGCAAGAGTTTTTAAAAAATCACCAAGGGATAAGTCGGATGTAATTAAACCAACATTTCTTCAATTTTATAAATCAAAAATTCCCTGGATTGAAAACTTAAAAATTTCTAAGAAAGAATAAAATCAATTCAACCAAAACAATTTTAAAAAAATATAATTGAAACCAACTTATGAAAATTGTTTTAGTACTAATTATATTTCTGATAAACTCACCTTCTTGGTGTCAAAATGATGTGCTTGAATTTAGTTCAATAAAATTTTTAGAAAATTTTTCAGCAACTGATTTAAAAAAATTGGTAAAAGTTGATAATTTATCGAACAAAGATTTTTTCTTCATTAAAACATACAAAGAAAACGACGGACTATTTTTTGTAAAGAAAGAAAACGAAAAATGGTTCGTTTATGATTTTGAATTATCTCTTAATTTCGGTCCAAATACTCATCTAACTACGATAACCAAAGAAAGCAATCGCTTTTTAAGTATCGAATTATCTCGTTCTCCCTCAGGAACATGTTCTAGTTTGTATAGAAGTATTTGTTTATTTGATATCACTAAAAACCAGTATATCAGCTTCTTTAATTTTAACGAGTTTGATTGCAATGATGGGAAAAGCCAAAACTGTAAAGCTACATTTCAACTAAAAGATAATCTTTTGGTAATCAAAAGTTCAAAAACAAAAGATGACGGGCTAAGTTGTATTGAAAGCGGAACCTATCGTTATGAAAACAATAAATTTGTGAAAACGAAATAACGTTACGACCTCAATCTTTTTGCTAAAATTTCAAAGAAGGAAAAAAACCCAAAACGAACAAAATTCCGATTTCCTTTTATAGCTTTGCAGCGATGAAAAACCACTCACATTTTATCGCTTTCAAACAAAACATTTCCGGTATTCATTTACCTCAAAAATTCACTTTTCCGTTTTACTACGAACCGCATGAATTGAGTAAAATAGCGGCTTCCGAATTGCAAGACTATCTGCAAACCCAAACCGATTGGGAACACAATTTCGGTTTCCAAGAAGGACAAAAAGGCTTAGTAATCGGAAAGATGTTTGGCGTTTTAGTCGTGCAAAATCAAGCAGGAGAAATCGGTTATTTAGCCGCATTCTCTGGTAAATTAGCAGATAGCAACGAGCACCAACACTTTGTTCCACCCGTTTTTGATATGCTAAAACAAGACGGTTTTTTTAAACAAGAAGAAAAAATCCTAAACGAATACAACCGCAAAATTGAAGCGTTAGAAAACCATGCAGATTTCATCTCTTATCAAAATGAACTCGCTTCTACCCTTTTGAATGCCGAAAAAGACAAAACCGAAAAGAAAGAACTCAGCAAACAAAACAAAATCATTCGTGATGAAATTCGGATTAAAGCAGAACGCGAACTAGATTTTGAATCCTATAAAAGCATACAAAAAAGGTTGAGCAAA
Coding sequences within it:
- a CDS encoding DUF6000 family protein is translated as MNHNDLENIKLHIAGATVRNTPPFDNLKPFKNSFELSKDFLDKWVIPFYMKIGSTDSDWLNQLTILKSEITTDIIEKNLGDFNWRTRQTGAFFSAVTNQTQYIDIIGIHLLKSEVCYAGSVYCQVLASFNLPKCVDYLNIYLDYYLTKPDLWFDQRDALEAICYLDKLNSTHYFDKHLENWGEFLKNKPHWEKEISTDKLENQINFIESIRKFAG
- a CDS encoding acyl-CoA carboxylase subunit beta, coding for MDINFNKNEDHNKLILAELKRRFAIIKLGGGEKRIAKLHAEGKMTARERIDYLLDEKAKSIEIGGFVGDGMYAEHGGCPSGGVVVKIGYIKGKQCIVVANDATVKAGAWFPITGKKNLRAQEIAIENRLPIIYLVDSAGVYLPLQDEIFPDKEHFGRIFRNNAIMSSMGITQIAAVMGSCVAGGAYLPIMSDEAMIVDKTGSIFLAGSYLVKAAIGENIDNETLGGATTHCEISGVTDYKAKDDKDALDRIKSIVSKIGDYDKAGFNRVKAEKPALKESDIYGIVPKSRSDQYDMMEVIKRLVDNSEMDMYKDGYGQSIITCYARIDGWAVGIVANQRTVSKTKKGEIQFGGVIYSDSADKATRFIANCNQKKIPLVFLQDVTGFMVGSKSEHGGIIKDGAKMVNAVSNSVVPKFTVVIGNSYGAGNYAMCGKAYDPRLIFAWPSAELAVMGGTQAAKVLAQIEASSLKAKGEVVDEAKEKELFDKIKARYDEQVSPYYAASRLWTDAIIDPLETRTWISMGIEAANHAPIEKKFNLGVIQV
- the lpxD gene encoding UDP-3-O-(3-hydroxymyristoyl)glucosamine N-acyltransferase; its protein translation is MKTCTLQEINAVLNGTIVGNTSHSIEAPEQIERAKENHITFIGNKKYEKFWADSNASIAVVNEDISIEPGDNKAFIKVKNAELAMSQVLEFFAPPPPYFEYAIHPTAAIHSSAKIGEGTRIGAHTYIGKDVVIGKNTIIYANVSVLDESTVGNETIIWNGAVVRERCHVGSHCILHPNSTIGADGFGFRPCPERGLVKVPQIGNVILGNWVEIGANSCVDRAKFSSTILGDGCKIDNLVQIGHNSILGRFCIMAGNSGLAGSVTLGDGVIIGGSASIKDHVTIGSGAIVGAGSGVAADVPAGKTMLGYPAVEARDALKQWAVLKRLAKN